In the Halobacteriovoraceae bacterium genome, one interval contains:
- a CDS encoding SRPBCC family protein has product MAAVTHTEIFDVDINRFYQTLIDYKSYPDFVDGCDEVIIVEQNDKSAKVQYFLNLIKKFKYTLDLKQSAPNSVTWTFDSGDIFKENNGSWELEDLGEGKTKVTYSLDVKFKVLVPKPIINKLVSSNLPKMMQQYYKRAKG; this is encoded by the coding sequence ATGGCAGCTGTGACACATACAGAAATTTTTGATGTCGATATTAATAGATTTTATCAGACTCTCATAGATTACAAATCATATCCAGATTTTGTTGATGGATGCGACGAAGTTATAATTGTTGAACAAAATGATAAGAGCGCAAAAGTACAGTATTTTTTAAATCTTATTAAAAAATTTAAATATACACTTGACTTAAAACAGAGCGCTCCAAATTCAGTCACCTGGACTTTTGACTCTGGAGATATTTTCAAAGAAAATAACGGGAGTTGGGAACTAGAAGATCTTGGGGAAGGAAAAACAAAAGTTACCTATTCTCTAGATGTGAAATTTAAAGTTCTCGTTCCAAAACCAATTATTAATAAATTGGTCTCTAGTAATTTACCAAAAATGATGCAACAGTACTATAAAAGAGCAAAGGGGTAG